A genomic segment from Nicotiana tabacum cultivar K326 chromosome 9, ASM71507v2, whole genome shotgun sequence encodes:
- the LOC107790124 gene encoding DCN1-like protein 1, with product MNKLGIGRRDKVQQFMTITGASEKVALQALKASDWNLEGAFDIFYSQSQVKSSADTRRLEELYNRYKDPYSDMILADGISLLCNDIQVDPQDIVMLVLSWHMKAATMCEFSKQEFIGGLQSLGIDSLEKLREKLPFMRSEMRDEHKFREIYNFAFSWAKEKGQKSLALDTAIGMWQLLFAEKQWPLVDHWCQFLQARHNKAISRDTWAQLLEFARSVDPALSNYDAEGAWPYLIDEFVEYLTENGIVQKGQMSDWSQKC from the exons ATG AACAAGCTAGGAATAGGGCGCCGGGACAAAGTTCAGCAGTTCATGACCATAACTGGGGCAAG TGAAAAAGTTGCTCTTCAGGCTTTGAAGGCCAGTGATTGGAATCTTGAAGGAGCATTTGATATATTTTACAGCCAGTCACAAGTCAAGTCATCTGCTGATACAAGGCGGTTGGAGGAGCTTTACAATAGATACAAAG ACCCATACTCTGACATGATTTTGGCCGATGGTATTAGTCTCCTCTGCAATGACATTCAG GTTGATCCTCAGGATATAGTTATG TTGGTTCTTTCATGGCACATGAAAGCTGCAACCATGTGTGAATTCTCCAAGCAGGAGTTTATTGGTGGATTGCAATCTCTCGG AATAGATTCATTGGAAAAGCTCAGAGAAAAATTGCCATTTATGCGTTCAGAGATGAGAGACGAAC aTAAGTTCCGAGAGATTTACAACTTTGCTTTCAGCTGGGCAAAGGAGAAG GGTCAGAAATCTTTGGCCTTGGACACGGCTATTGGGATGTGGCAATTGCTATTTGCTGAAAAGCAGTGGCCGTTGGTTGATCATTGGTGTCAGTTTCTACAG GCACGGCATAACAAGGCTATTTCACGGGATACTTGGGCTCAGCTACTGGAATTTGCAAGG TCTGTGGACCCTGCATTATCAAATTATGATGCTGAAGGAGCTTGGCCGTATCTTATAGATGAATTCGTTGAGTACTTGACTGAAAATGGTATTGTGCAAAAAGGTCAAATGAGTGATTGGAGCCAGAAATGCTGA
- the LOC142163933 gene encoding uncharacterized protein LOC142163933, translating to MRRFVSQNWAQAANPDLYLHDEGYYMIKFQTIEDLNAVYYSGPYSINNRPIILKPWTPEFDFNTEFPTEIPLWVKFPNLPMNCWSSNSLSRIASVIGTPIFADECTSKQTRISYARMLVEVNVTRELPEAITVLDPNGRQFTQEVIFDWKPEFCQLCQVVGHKCPPPPKAGTQNHAPQERRREPRKVTME from the coding sequence ATGCGTAGATTTGTTAGCCAAAACTGGGCACAAGCTGCAAATCCTGATTTATATCTCCATGACGAGGGTTACTATATGATTAAGTTCCAAACTATTGAAGATCTGAATGCAGTCTACTATTCTGGACCTTATTCAATCAATAATAGACCTATTATTCTTAAACCCTGGACACCTGAATTCGATTTCAACACTGAATTCCCTACTGAGATTCCATTATGGGTGAAATTCCCAAATCTCCCTATGAATTGTTGGAGTAGCAACTCCCTTAGTAGGATAGCAAGTGTTATTGGAACTCCTATCTTTGCAGATGAATGCACTTCCAAGCAGACACGAATTTCCTATGCTAGGATGCTTGTTGAAGTAAATGTCACTAGAGAATTGCCTGAAGCAATTACAGTGCTAGATCCAAATGGTCGACAATTCACCCAGGAAGTTATATTTGATTGGAAACCTGAGTTCTGCCAACTATGCCAAGTAGTGGGACATAAGTGTCCACCTCCTCCTAAGGCTGGCACTCAGAATCATGCACCACAGGAAAGAAGAAGAGAACCAAGAAAGGTTACGATGGAATGA